From Patescibacteria group bacterium, a single genomic window includes:
- a CDS encoding GIY-YIG nuclease family protein: MFTVYVLKGLKNGKRYIGSTGKEALVRLREHNYGSNSWTRQNGPFTLLYTEYYETKTEALKREKFLKSGQGRKWLDEHLGG; encoded by the coding sequence TTGAAAGGTTTGAAGAATGGAAAGCGGTATATAGGAAGTACTGGGAAAGAGGCACTTGTTCGTCTCCGTGAACATAATTACGGATCAAATAGTTGGACAAGACAAAATGGCCCATTTACGCTTCTTTACACTGAATATTATGAGACCAAAACAGAAGCGTTAAAACGAGAAAAATTTCTCAAGAGCGGTCAAGGAAGAAAGTGGTTGGATGAACATTTGGGCGGCTAG